One region of Bacteroidales bacterium genomic DNA includes:
- a CDS encoding riboflavin synthase produces the protein MFTGIIEEIGIVKSIAKSGISAKIIISAKKVLSDLKHGDSVSTNGVCLTITDINSNSFTMDVMDETFRRTNLNDLNPGSKVNLERALKLNDRLGGHIVNGHIDGIGIIKEITKENNAVWISISAEKEILRYIINKGSIAVNGISLTVVYVDDKLFKVSIIPFTQEETVLTDRKIGEKVNLECDIIGKYIEKLLTFKNNSEEIKKPEKKLNINFLKEHGFFE, from the coding sequence ATGTTTACAGGAATAATTGAAGAAATAGGTATTGTAAAATCAATTGCCAAAAGTGGTATATCTGCTAAGATAATTATTAGTGCTAAAAAAGTATTATCAGATCTTAAACATGGAGATAGTGTTAGCACAAATGGTGTTTGTCTGACTATTACTGACATAAACTCAAATAGTTTTACAATGGATGTTATGGATGAAACTTTCCGAAGAACAAATTTAAATGATTTGAATCCGGGAAGTAAAGTAAATTTAGAAAGAGCATTAAAGCTTAATGATCGTTTAGGCGGACATATAGTCAACGGTCATATTGATGGAATTGGAATAATAAAAGAGATTACAAAAGAAAATAATGCTGTATGGATATCTATTTCAGCAGAAAAAGAAATTTTAAGATACATTATAAATAAAGGTTCAATTGCAGTTAACGGAATAAGCTTAACTGTTGTTTATGTTGATGATAAACTTTTTAAAGTATCAATTATTCCATTTACACAAGAAGAAACTGTTTTAACAGATAGAAAAATCGGGGAAAAAGTCAACCTTGAATGCGATATAATTGGAAAATATATTGAAAAATTATTAACTTTTAAAAACAATTCGGAAGAAATTAAAAAGCCTGAAAAAAAACTGAATATAAATTTTCTTAAAGAACATGGTTTTTTTGAATAA